The DNA region CACTTTTAACAAaacataaaattaaatatgcattaaataatacttacaaattaaaaatgagtgaaaacaaaatataaaaaaatgaaaaatgaaaaatatatatgcattatatatattttcatagTATTATACAGAAacattaaaatatttacatataataatatctataatatttataaaattgtatattatttttcctttttttgACATGTCAAAAATTGTTTTAAGTCTTCTAagtttatattattataacaattAAAAGCTACCAATATAAAGTAATGGTTTTGTAATAATCTCCATTCTTCGAATTCATCAAACATTTCGATACGTTcaattttctttttttcttcaatatttatatggtaatcatatatttcattcatatcatttatatatacattaaCCCAACCTAAAGATTTATATCTTTCTAATTGTGATTGTAAattgtaatatttataaatgCTCTTCAAATTTATACCTCTATGACTAAAATTGTCTATCATCACTTTTCCGAAGGCTGTATTAGGATTCACctaacaaaaaaaaaaaaaaaaaaaaaaaaaaaaaaatataataaataaataaatataaatatatatatatatatatatatatatatatatatatatatatgaaccttatttacatataatataaaaaaaaaattataaataaaagataaatatttatcatcATGTGTTACCTGCTCATATACAATTATACATGATGTATTTTTCATAAGTTCACTCaacttttttattaaattatcaCTGCTTTCTGtttctaaatatataagaacacattcacatataaatatggtaggtttattaaaatcaaaattatatgataataatattttttcaaagGATGATGAATCATTTAAATCAAGAGGAACCATTTTATAATTCACGCAATTAATAAGATCCTcatctttttcttcattttctttttcatattttaaaaaatttttcatttctgcatattttttaattatataagtCTTC from Plasmodium gaboni strain SY75 chromosome 14, whole genome shotgun sequence includes:
- a CDS encoding putative leucine carboxyl methyltransferase: MNSSNSSKHNVQNTTYEAASSKLSAVQLGYYDDPFLKHFVKKIETRSPLINRGYYARVAALRLYIELFFKSIDNKQNIQVVNIGSGLDTTFFWINQKYHDVKYYEIDFYELLKEKTYIIKKYAEMKNFLKYEKENEEKDEDLINCVNYKMVPLDLNDSSSFEKILLSYNFDFNKPTIFICECVLIYLETESSDNLIKKLSELMKNTSCIIVYEQVNPNTAFGKVMIDNFSHRGINLKSIYKYYNLQSQLERYKSLGWVNVYINDMNEIYDYHINIEEKKKIERIEMFDEFEEWRLLQNHYFILVAFNCYNNINLEDLKQFLTCQKKEK